From one Triticum aestivum cultivar Chinese Spring chromosome 4B, IWGSC CS RefSeq v2.1, whole genome shotgun sequence genomic stretch:
- the LOC123094663 gene encoding uncharacterized protein, with protein MATRRPSAASPTHIRSPSTHPERWPPHFLPPRAAPLDLLDPKSHHHHCLVGVVAKGLLADQEDAKRSAVIVFIDYTTGSGRRSCSNGARARFPPLESALAATSICHGLSLTAPSTSSGCLGSLLVTDMSEPRSQMPPPMPTTTWRPLTTRSI; from the exons atggccacgcggcggccatcCGCCGCATCCCCGACGCATATTAGGTCACCCTCGACACACCCGGAACGCTGGCCCCCTCATTTTCTTCCTCCTCGAGCTGCTCCGCTCGATTTGCTCGATCCCAAAAGCCATCACCATCACTGCCTCGTCGGCGTCGTGGCCAAAGGCCTCCTTGCCGACCAGGAAGACGCCAAGAGAAGTGcagtcatcgtcttcatcgactaCACCACCGGATCGGGGCGGAGGAGCTGCAGCAACGGCGCCCGCGCTCGTTTTCCCCCACTGGAATCTGCCTTGGCCGCGACCTCGATCTGCCATGGACTGAGCCTCACCGCCCCCTCTACCTCCTCCGGCTGCCTCGGGTCGCTCCTCGTCACCGAT atgtcggagcccaggagccaaatgccaccgccgatgcctactactacatggagaccgttGACGACCAGGAGTATTTAG